A region of Chloracidobacterium sp. DNA encodes the following proteins:
- a CDS encoding DUF4261 domain-containing protein: protein MENEIIVCIPGTWESRTKLIESVIVSTSGDFMFAGMILAHPKGNDHAELEFYDADEQIAEGFAYGGQGKLSDATLDQISQHQSVVYLHFPFGILEQKARLLKFTEVLSKCGGIAVKLETSGVAHEWKRWFELLNSDNLFGTYCATVVLVVDEDFYYSCGMHNFGLADVQISNSFDAPEAADLLNKFSFWQLVDKPILKAGHTFSLTADSPHFRLELSKDKRHSEGDLFYNPNGLWELQRV from the coding sequence ATGGAAAACGAAATTATTGTTTGTATTCCCGGAACTTGGGAAAGCCGCACAAAATTGATTGAGTCTGTTATTGTTTCAACAAGCGGCGACTTTATGTTTGCCGGAATGATTCTCGCTCACCCGAAAGGTAACGACCACGCTGAGTTAGAATTCTACGATGCTGACGAACAAATTGCGGAAGGCTTTGCTTACGGTGGGCAAGGCAAATTGTCGGACGCAACTTTAGACCAAATCTCGCAACATCAAAGCGTCGTTTATTTGCATTTTCCTTTTGGTATTCTTGAGCAGAAAGCACGGCTTTTGAAATTTACCGAAGTTCTTTCCAAATGCGGCGGCATTGCCGTCAAGCTTGAAACTTCCGGCGTCGCGCACGAATGGAAACGATGGTTTGAGTTGCTCAATTCTGACAACCTTTTCGGTACTTATTGCGCCACCGTCGTGCTTGTCGTCGATGAAGATTTTTATTATTCGTGTGGAATGCACAACTTCGGTTTGGCGGACGTGCAAATTTCAAACAGCTTTGACGCGCCGGAAGCCGCAGACCTATTGAACAAATTTAGTTTCTGGCAACTTGTCGACAAACCAATTTTGAAAGCCGGGCATACATTTAGCTTGACGGCGGACAGTCCGCATTTTCGGTTAGAGTTGTCGAAGGACAAGCGACATTCCGAAGGTGATTTGTTTTATAACCCAAACGGTCTGTGGGAGTTACAGCGCGTCTAA
- a CDS encoding 3D domain-containing protein: protein MKNLVRGAAILSLLSLCVMFIYAQTQTESTLVIANDSQPTIENNIDTTLSNTQTNIDTKDKKKLVKTTASVRSTAAGASRGAFSATAYCLSGKTAMGHSVRRGLIAADPRVLKLGSTVYVDAGPWSGTYLVSDTGGAIKGKKIDIWVPGCSEARKFGRRNVQIFSIQ, encoded by the coding sequence ATGAAAAATCTCGTTAGAGGAGCCGCGATCCTGTCACTGTTGAGCCTTTGCGTAATGTTTATTTACGCTCAGACCCAGACAGAATCCACTCTCGTTATAGCGAATGATTCGCAACCTACAATTGAAAATAATATTGATACTACTTTAAGTAATACTCAGACAAATATTGATACAAAAGATAAGAAAAAGCTGGTTAAAACGACTGCATCTGTCCGATCGACAGCCGCAGGTGCCAGCCGCGGAGCATTTTCCGCAACGGCATATTGCTTATCAGGAAAGACCGCAATGGGACACAGTGTCCGACGCGGCCTGATCGCAGCCGATCCGAGAGTTTTGAAGCTCGGTTCGACAGTTTACGTTGATGCCGGGCCTTGGAGCGGAACATATCTTGTTTCCGATACAGGCGGTGCTATCAAAGGCAAAAAGATCGACATCTGGGTCCCGGGCTGCTCGGAAGCACGGAAATTCGGACGCCGAAACGTGCAGATCTTTTCAATTCAGTAA
- a CDS encoding beta-lactamase family protein has translation MKNLKKLAFSVCLLFSIYSVGVAQQNKSTGIVQSNLGVKLDGLMQQLTQKGFSGVLFVAEDGQIVVEKGYGLANRENKTPYTAETVFTVGSITKQFTGAAILKLEMQGKLRASDKITKYFKDVPLDKADITLHQLLTHSAGFVHAVGGDYEKLTRDEVIKKALASKLQYVPGAKHDYSNVDYSLLGAIIEIITKGSYERFLRDNLFKPAGMTKTGYVMPKWKRDRLAVGYQQDGNRWGTPLDHLWDKDGPYWNLRANGGILSTVGDLYKWHLALEGEKILSKEAKEKYFAPHIAEQPEAVSFYGYGWVNEKTPRGTTLIWHDGGNGFFYADFRRYIEEKVVYIVATNSRISPFRKEYARVLESIFIADSGK, from the coding sequence ATGAAAAATTTGAAGAAGTTAGCTTTCTCGGTATGTTTGTTGTTTTCTATTTATAGCGTCGGCGTAGCACAGCAAAATAAATCAACCGGTATTGTCCAAAGCAATCTTGGCGTAAAACTTGACGGGCTGATGCAGCAACTTACTCAAAAAGGTTTTTCCGGCGTGTTGTTTGTGGCCGAAGACGGGCAAATCGTGGTTGAGAAAGGTTATGGTTTGGCAAATAGGGAAAACAAAACGCCTTATACCGCCGAAACCGTTTTTACCGTGGGCTCGATTACCAAGCAGTTCACCGGCGCGGCGATCCTCAAATTGGAGATGCAGGGAAAACTTCGGGCGAGCGACAAAATCACGAAATATTTCAAAGATGTGCCGCTGGATAAAGCCGATATTACGCTTCATCAACTGCTGACGCATTCCGCCGGATTCGTTCACGCTGTCGGCGGCGATTACGAAAAATTGACGCGTGATGAAGTCATCAAAAAAGCCTTAGCCTCAAAACTGCAATATGTTCCGGGCGCGAAACACGACTATTCAAATGTCGACTACAGCCTTCTCGGAGCCATTATCGAAATCATCACGAAAGGATCTTACGAACGCTTTTTGCGCGATAATTTATTCAAACCAGCCGGAATGACCAAAACCGGCTACGTGATGCCTAAATGGAAACGCGACAGATTGGCGGTCGGTTATCAACAAGACGGCAATCGTTGGGGAACGCCGCTTGACCATTTATGGGACAAGGATGGACCATACTGGAATTTACGCGCTAACGGCGGAATTCTTTCGACGGTCGGCGATTTATACAAGTGGCATCTTGCGCTCGAAGGCGAAAAAATTCTCTCGAAAGAGGCAAAGGAAAAATACTTCGCGCCGCATATTGCCGAACAGCCCGAAGCCGTTTCGTTTTACGGTTACGGTTGGGTAAATGAGAAAACGCCACGCGGTACGACATTGATTTGGCATGATGGCGGCAACGGGTTCTTTTATGCGGATTTTCGTCGCTATATTGAAGAGAAGGTAGTTTACATCGTCGCAACTAATTCGCGGATTTCGCCTTTCCGAAAAGAATATGCTCGAGTTTTGGAGAGTATTTTTATTGCCGATTCGGGTAAATAA
- a CDS encoding PilZ domain-containing protein, with the protein MKNSIQDRRHGERYVISFPIRVRWKDETGKFVEEEGLTDNVGPQGALVYLPRFLPKVGGKVSLTVTENPKDEVSVTAEVIRLERNASHPQAALQLTDSIRLWKKKVWESARATIAAQEPEEFDEW; encoded by the coding sequence ATGAAAAATTCCATACAAGACAGACGACACGGTGAGCGGTATGTTATCTCATTTCCGATCCGTGTCCGTTGGAAAGACGAAACCGGCAAGTTTGTCGAGGAAGAAGGCCTTACCGACAACGTCGGCCCGCAAGGAGCCCTTGTCTATTTACCGCGCTTCCTGCCAAAGGTCGGCGGCAAGGTCAGCCTCACCGTAACCGAAAATCCAAAAGACGAAGTGTCCGTAACTGCTGAGGTCATTAGACTTGAACGAAATGCCTCACATCCGCAGGCTGCTCTCCAGTTGACCGACTCAATTCGCCTTTGGAAGAAAAAGGTCTGGGAATCGGCCCGAGCGACCATCGCCGCTCAGGAACCGGAAGAGTTCGACGAATGGTAA
- the carA gene encoding glutamine-hydrolyzing carbamoyl-phosphate synthase small subunit: MTQAILVLEDGRTFKGASFGADGESFGEMVFNTSMSGYQEILTDPSYAGQVVCMTYPLIGNYGTNQEDIESRRPWVEGFVVREANRIASNFRSTASLQDYLKDNNIIGLEHIDTRALVRHIRDKGAMRCGISTIELDSKVLFERVLASPEMANRELASEVTTDKSYHYSSTGSHKESKIQNLKSKIEDYHIVAFDFGVKTNSLREFAKFGCRVTVVPSDTSADDAMALKPDGIFLSNGPGDPSSMTSVIEEIKKLAASKTPMFGICLGHQLLGEAFGAKTYKLKFGHRGGNQPIKDLTTGKIEITSHNHGFAVDADSLPSDVVVTHINLNDQTVAGLRHKTLPVFSVQYHPESAPGPHDSEYLFERFIEMMKN; the protein is encoded by the coding sequence ATGACACAAGCAATTCTTGTTCTCGAAGATGGACGCACTTTTAAGGGTGCGTCTTTTGGCGCTGATGGAGAATCATTTGGCGAAATGGTTTTCAATACGTCAATGTCCGGCTATCAGGAAATCTTGACAGACCCAAGCTATGCCGGACAGGTCGTCTGTATGACGTATCCGCTGATCGGCAATTACGGAACAAACCAAGAAGATATTGAATCGCGGCGTCCATGGGTCGAGGGCTTTGTCGTCCGCGAAGCCAACCGTATCGCTTCGAATTTTCGTTCGACCGCGAGTTTGCAGGATTATCTGAAAGACAACAACATTATCGGGCTCGAGCATATAGACACGAGGGCGTTGGTTCGTCACATTCGCGACAAAGGTGCAATGCGTTGCGGCATTTCAACCATTGAACTCGATTCGAAAGTACTGTTTGAAAGAGTTTTAGCGTCACCCGAAATGGCAAACCGCGAACTCGCGAGCGAAGTAACTACCGATAAGAGCTATCACTACTCTTCTACAGGTAGCCACAAAGAATCCAAAATCCAAAATCTAAAATCTAAAATCGAAGATTATCACATCGTCGCGTTCGATTTTGGCGTCAAAACGAACAGCTTGCGTGAGTTCGCAAAATTCGGCTGTCGCGTTACGGTTGTTCCGTCAGATACATCAGCAGACGATGCAATGGCCTTAAAACCGGATGGCATTTTCTTATCAAACGGTCCCGGCGATCCGTCGTCAATGACCTCGGTAATTGAAGAAATAAAGAAACTTGCTGCAAGCAAAACGCCGATGTTCGGCATCTGTCTCGGACACCAACTTCTCGGCGAGGCATTCGGTGCAAAAACCTACAAACTAAAATTCGGCCATCGCGGCGGCAATCAACCGATCAAAGACCTCACGACAGGCAAGATCGAGATCACCTCGCACAATCACGGCTTTGCCGTTGACGCCGACAGCCTACCTTCAGATGTAGTGGTAACGCATATCAATCTGAACGACCAAACCGTCGCCGGACTTCGCCATAAGACGCTGCCTGTTTTCTCGGTTCAATACCATCCTGAATCCGCTCCCGGCCCGCATGATTCAGAGTATTTATTTGAGCGTTTTATAGAAATGATGAAGAACTAA
- the terL gene encoding phage terminase large subunit, with protein MFKRAWFRKVDAAPPNLKWKRGYDLGISKNATADYTASLKVAYDSAGNMYIDGGFRRRIEYPEQRRYILGRIQAESNTEHGIELSANGNAVIQDLRTDPATRGRALRGIKVNGDKVTQALPWIALAEEGKVFLVRGPWNTEFIDEAAAFPSGTHDDQIDATSIAVRMHREPSYGFYIF; from the coding sequence TTGTTTAAACGTGCATGGTTTCGCAAAGTCGATGCGGCTCCGCCAAACCTGAAATGGAAACGAGGCTATGATCTCGGAATTTCAAAGAATGCGACGGCGGATTACACAGCGAGCCTTAAAGTCGCGTATGACAGTGCAGGCAATATGTACATCGACGGCGGTTTTCGACGCCGTATCGAATATCCCGAACAACGTCGTTACATTCTGGGACGCATTCAGGCCGAAAGCAACACCGAACACGGCATCGAGCTTTCGGCAAACGGAAATGCAGTGATCCAGGACCTAAGAACCGACCCCGCAACTCGGGGACGCGCTCTGAGAGGCATAAAAGTAAATGGCGACAAAGTAACGCAGGCACTCCCGTGGATCGCCCTCGCCGAAGAAGGCAAGGTCTTCCTCGTTCGCGGACCTTGGAACACAGAATTCATCGACGAAGCCGCCGCCTTCCCCTCAGGGACGCACGACGACCAAATCGACGCCACCTCCATCGCCGTCCGCATGCACCGCGAACCCAGCTACGGGTTTTACATATTTTGA
- a CDS encoding winged helix-turn-helix transcriptional regulator, which produces MKTDTRSKIISYLIEHHKASPKQLVDFLKITPQAIHRQLLRLTEDGQIEKRGAGPKVIYLLKTVRARKSNVSLPVEYSSVIEKSFTFFLPAGEREDGVEGFISFLESTGQDKNVLDRAKEFCEIQETAEKFRDAYGLIDGTQKIINTFEETCIEKVYYSDFYSLPKYGKSRLGQLLLHGKSGQEKSMIAEIFDITKGDVLNIIKRHDIDAVVFIPHSIPRKIPFLKEYQKLLKLPLPEVKLIKAYAGKVPIAQKSLSKLSERITNARETIFVGDNDIPYKRVLLIDDALGSGATMNETARKLLSQDVEVIGYVIVGSYKGFEVIKEV; this is translated from the coding sequence ATGAAAACGGACACCAGATCCAAAATAATTTCCTACCTTATAGAACATCACAAAGCCTCTCCGAAGCAGCTTGTGGATTTTCTAAAAATTACACCTCAAGCTATTCACAGACAATTGTTAAGACTCACTGAAGATGGGCAAATTGAGAAAAGAGGCGCTGGTCCAAAGGTTATTTATCTTCTGAAAACTGTCAGAGCTCGAAAAAGCAACGTCTCTCTTCCGGTTGAATATAGTTCGGTCATAGAAAAAAGTTTTACTTTTTTTCTGCCTGCGGGTGAAAGAGAAGATGGAGTAGAAGGATTTATTTCATTTTTGGAAAGCACGGGTCAGGATAAAAATGTCCTTGATCGCGCAAAAGAATTTTGCGAAATTCAGGAAACGGCCGAAAAATTTCGAGACGCATACGGGCTGATTGATGGTACGCAGAAAATCATCAATACGTTTGAGGAAACCTGTATTGAAAAAGTTTATTATTCCGATTTTTATAGTCTTCCTAAATACGGCAAGAGCAGACTGGGCCAACTGCTGCTTCACGGCAAAAGCGGACAAGAAAAAAGCATGATTGCTGAGATCTTCGACATTACCAAAGGTGACGTACTTAATATAATCAAAAGGCACGATATTGATGCAGTTGTTTTTATTCCGCATTCGATACCGCGAAAAATTCCCTTTCTGAAGGAATATCAAAAATTACTAAAATTGCCGTTGCCTGAGGTAAAGCTAATTAAAGCTTACGCGGGCAAAGTTCCCATCGCGCAAAAATCACTGAGCAAACTCTCAGAACGAATAACAAACGCCAGAGAAACCATCTTTGTCGGAGACAATGATATTCCTTACAAGAGAGTCTTGCTGATCGATGACGCTTTAGGAAGCGGAGCCACTATGAATGAAACCGCTCGAAAACTCCTCAGCCAAGACGTAGAGGTCATCGGTTATGTGATCGTAGGTTCCTATAAAGGGTTTGAGGTGATCAAAGAGGTATAA
- a CDS encoding RNA polymerase sigma factor, with amino-acid sequence MATGGDMAAFEEIYKRHHRRVYSICLRMLQNTSEAEDLTQDVFIQLYRKIGSFRGESAFTTWLHRMTVNQVLMHFRKRTVKYEKTTEEGETPVQIVSGTSNPEKMRIVDKIALENAIEQLPNGYKNVFVLHDVEGFEHEEVARILGCSVGTSKSQLHKARLKLQKLLRKKANPRLIGLNA; translated from the coding sequence ATGGCAACCGGCGGCGACATGGCGGCCTTTGAGGAGATCTACAAGCGTCATCACAGACGCGTTTACTCGATCTGCCTGCGAATGCTGCAAAATACGTCCGAGGCAGAAGACCTCACACAAGACGTCTTTATACAGCTCTATCGTAAGATCGGCAGCTTTCGTGGCGAATCGGCCTTTACGACTTGGCTTCATCGAATGACGGTCAATCAGGTCCTGATGCATTTCCGCAAACGCACGGTCAAATATGAAAAAACGACCGAAGAAGGCGAAACGCCCGTGCAGATCGTATCGGGAACATCAAATCCTGAAAAGATGCGCATCGTCGATAAGATCGCTCTCGAAAACGCCATTGAGCAGTTGCCAAATGGTTACAAGAACGTCTTCGTCCTGCACGATGTCGAAGGCTTCGAACACGAAGAAGTAGCCCGAATACTAGGCTGCAGCGTCGGCACATCAAAATCGCAGCTACATAAGGCTCGCCTTAAACTGCAAAAGCTTCTGAGAAAGAAAGCAAACCCGCGTCTCATCGGACTCAACGCATAA
- a CDS encoding alpha/beta hydrolase — MATIKTRDGIDIFYKDQGSGQPIVFSHGWPLSSDDWDDQIFYFASRGFRCIAHDRRGHGRSTQTWEGNEMDTYADDLADLTAALDLKDAIHVGHSTGGGEVARYIGRHGTSRVAKAVLIGAVPPLMLKTEANPGGLPIEVFDGLREAHIADRAQFFIDVPSGPFYGFNRPGAKVSQGLINKWWRQGMMAGVKATYDCIKAFSETDFTEDLKKFDVPTLIMHGDDDQVVPIDDSARLSAQLVPNATLKIYPGLPHGMCSTHHEIINADLLEFFSSSKALTV, encoded by the coding sequence ATGGCTACTATAAAAACAAGAGATGGAATAGATATATTTTACAAAGATCAAGGCAGCGGACAACCGATAGTTTTCAGTCACGGCTGGCCGTTGAGTTCTGACGATTGGGACGATCAGATATTTTATTTTGCGTCGCGCGGTTTCAGGTGCATTGCGCACGACCGCCGTGGGCACGGGCGTTCGACCCAGACTTGGGAAGGCAACGAAATGGATACCTACGCAGATGATCTCGCTGACTTGACTGCGGCGCTAGATCTTAAGGACGCGATTCACGTTGGCCATTCGACCGGAGGCGGCGAGGTCGCTCGCTACATCGGCCGTCACGGCACTTCGCGCGTGGCAAAGGCGGTGCTTATCGGCGCCGTTCCGCCGTTAATGCTCAAGACTGAGGCAAATCCCGGCGGCTTGCCGATCGAAGTTTTCGACGGCCTTCGAGAAGCTCATATAGCCGACCGAGCACAGTTTTTCATCGACGTTCCCAGCGGCCCTTTCTACGGTTTCAATCGTCCGGGAGCAAAAGTATCACAAGGTTTGATCAATAAATGGTGGCGACAAGGAATGATGGCCGGCGTCAAAGCGACCTACGACTGCATCAAGGCTTTTTCCGAAACCGACTTTACCGAGGACCTCAAAAAGTTCGACGTGCCGACGCTAATCATGCACGGTGACGACGATCAGGTTGTTCCGATTGACGATTCGGCGCGGCTTTCAGCCCAGCTTGTACCGAACGCCACGCTCAAGATCTATCCCGGCCTGCCACACGGGATGTGCTCAACGCATCATGAGATCATAAACGCAGACCTGCTTGAATTCTTTTCTTCCTCCAAAGCACTGACTGTTTAA
- a CDS encoding aminotransferase class V-fold PLP-dependent enzyme — protein MNEAIRSLFPALENLTYLNSAAVSPIPTMAIEAINVQLNDVATHGSAHYTDWIDTKSRARALIAEMLCVRPEQIAFMRNTSDGFASIANGLNWTNGDNIVSFANEFPSNFYPWRRIRDEFGVELRLCPERDGRIDLDEFISLIDANTKVVAISSVQYASGYRADLERMGRAARAVDALFCVDIIQGFGALPYDLPAQFVDVACGAGHKWLCAPEGCGIIYLSDRAHERVKPTFIGWISVETPWDFVDREQPFKPNALAWESGTGTSSLFYGLEQSLKLLHETGAKKIDDHLMALTDHLCDGLVGKDYEIVSSRATGEKSQIVCIKHRGGMTSNQIAAHLESEKIIVSPRGDRVRIAPHFYNNIDDIERLLEVLPA, from the coding sequence ATGAATGAAGCCATCCGTTCGCTTTTTCCGGCCCTCGAAAACCTTACATATTTGAACAGCGCGGCCGTTTCGCCTATACCGACGATGGCCATCGAAGCCATAAATGTTCAGTTGAACGATGTTGCCACACATGGCTCGGCGCATTATACGGACTGGATCGATACAAAAAGCAGAGCACGAGCATTGATCGCCGAAATGCTGTGCGTCCGGCCCGAGCAGATCGCCTTCATGCGTAATACTTCGGACGGATTTGCGTCTATCGCGAACGGTTTGAACTGGACAAATGGCGACAACATCGTGAGCTTTGCAAATGAGTTTCCGTCAAATTTCTATCCGTGGCGGCGTATTCGCGATGAATTCGGCGTTGAGCTGCGGCTGTGTCCTGAACGTGACGGACGCATCGATCTCGACGAGTTTATTTCGCTAATTGATGCAAACACAAAGGTTGTCGCGATCAGTTCCGTCCAGTATGCATCAGGTTACAGGGCCGATCTCGAACGCATGGGCCGAGCGGCGCGTGCCGTTGATGCACTTTTTTGTGTCGATATTATCCAAGGATTTGGAGCGTTGCCATACGATCTTCCGGCACAGTTTGTCGATGTTGCGTGCGGAGCCGGCCATAAGTGGCTGTGTGCGCCGGAAGGCTGCGGGATCATCTATCTTTCTGATCGGGCACATGAAAGAGTAAAACCAACATTCATCGGCTGGATCAGCGTCGAAACGCCATGGGATTTTGTGGATCGCGAACAGCCGTTCAAACCAAATGCTCTCGCATGGGAAAGCGGAACCGGAACATCATCGCTTTTTTACGGCCTTGAACAGAGCTTAAAACTCCTTCACGAAACCGGTGCAAAAAAGATCGACGATCATTTGATGGCTCTGACCGATCATCTCTGCGACGGGTTGGTTGGAAAAGATTATGAGATCGTCAGTTCGAGAGCGACGGGCGAGAAGTCGCAAATTGTTTGTATAAAACACCGCGGCGGCATGACCTCAAATCAAATCGCGGCTCACCTTGAAAGCGAAAAGATAATAGTCAGTCCGCGCGGCGACCGAGTGCGTATCGCACCGCATTTTTATAACAACATTGATGATATAGAAAGGCTGTTAGAAGTGCTGCCTGCTTAA
- the lepB gene encoding signal peptidase I, with translation MFDFQNKNQSDLGFVSASDDRDIQVTKLRRESRQGLWSEAFKLCRDIFLIIVVFILFGVFFVQPVVVEGTSMLPQLHDGERLLVNKLVYYKIQSVSWGHIERGDIVVFWYPNDPDKSYVKRVIGLPGEMVEVRSGKVFVDGKQLEEDYLDVEHNQSLPSWPAKKVDDHHYFVMGDNRDNSSDSRYWGLVPEKYIYGKAFFRYWKPSSVGFLEHGEYDKSIPVKPADKNDLRAHEDR, from the coding sequence ATGTTCGATTTTCAAAATAAAAACCAATCGGATCTTGGATTCGTCTCAGCCAGCGATGACCGCGACATTCAAGTCACAAAACTAAGACGCGAATCGCGTCAAGGCTTATGGTCCGAGGCATTTAAACTGTGTCGCGACATTTTTCTTATCATCGTAGTTTTTATTTTGTTCGGCGTCTTTTTTGTTCAGCCGGTAGTTGTAGAAGGCACTTCGATGCTGCCGCAGCTTCATGACGGCGAGCGGCTTTTGGTGAACAAGCTGGTTTATTACAAGATACAAAGCGTCAGTTGGGGACATATCGAACGCGGCGACATTGTCGTTTTTTGGTATCCAAACGATCCTGATAAAAGTTATGTGAAACGCGTTATCGGATTGCCGGGCGAAATGGTCGAGGTGCGAAGCGGCAAGGTTTTTGTTGACGGCAAACAGCTTGAGGAAGATTATCTTGACGTCGAACACAACCAATCGCTGCCAAGCTGGCCGGCGAAGAAAGTGGACGATCACCATTATTTTGTAATGGGCGATAATCGCGACAACTCTTCAGATTCCCGATATTGGGGGCTCGTGCCGGAAAAATATATTTACGGTAAGGCTTTCTTTCGCTATTGGAAACCGTCCAGCGTCGGCTTTCTGGAACATGGCGAATATGACAAGTCCATCCCTGTTAAGCCCGCAGATAAAAACGATCTACGCGCGCACGAGGATAGATAA
- a CDS encoding saccharopine dehydrogenase NADP-binding domain-containing protein, translated as MKILVLGAGRMGHGAVFDLIHNSPDVETVTVADFDLKKAEAVAAAVGTERVIARQIDAGNYSDVLDLMRGHDSVISCVNYWYNVSLSKAAIETGANFCDLGGNNYIVDEQLALDTEAKAAGINIIPDCGLAPGMVSILAMHGAATFDEIEEIHIRVGGLPQNPEPPLNYQLVFSVEGLINEYIEVARVIRDGKITTVDSMTEIEDLSFENFPPLEAFQTSGGTSTLPDSFLGKIKELDYKTIRYAGHCEKFKTMIDLGLCSSEEIALSEPGAVATGFSVTPRKVFGELLQQHLPADGPDYVLVRLDFVGKGCKSPHVSKGETHDTNITQRLRYDIVDKQDESTGMSAMMRTTAFPASIIAQMMARGEVLSRGATPQEKAIDPDKFVAELERRKIHISIS; from the coding sequence ATGAAAATTCTCGTTCTCGGCGCCGGACGTATGGGACACGGCGCCGTTTTTGATCTTATTCACAATTCGCCCGACGTCGAAACCGTCACAGTTGCCGATTTTGACCTGAAAAAGGCAGAAGCAGTCGCCGCAGCGGTCGGCACAGAGCGCGTTATTGCCCGACAGATCGACGCAGGTAACTATTCCGATGTTCTTGACCTAATGCGCGGACACGATTCCGTGATCTCGTGCGTCAATTACTGGTACAACGTCTCGCTTTCCAAAGCCGCGATCGAAACCGGCGCCAATTTCTGCGATCTCGGCGGCAATAACTACATCGTTGACGAACAGCTCGCACTCGACACCGAAGCAAAGGCCGCTGGCATCAATATCATTCCCGATTGCGGCCTTGCTCCGGGCATGGTCTCGATATTGGCGATGCACGGAGCGGCGACATTTGACGAGATCGAGGAAATCCACATTCGCGTCGGCGGCTTGCCGCAAAATCCAGAACCGCCATTAAACTATCAACTCGTTTTCAGTGTCGAAGGCCTAATAAACGAATACATCGAGGTCGCCCGCGTTATCCGCGACGGCAAGATCACGACTGTCGATTCAATGACCGAGATCGAAGATCTGTCGTTTGAAAACTTCCCTCCGCTAGAAGCGTTTCAAACGTCAGGCGGAACATCGACGCTGCCTGACAGCTTTCTAGGAAAGATCAAAGAGCTTGATTACAAAACGATCCGCTACGCCGGGCATTGCGAAAAATTCAAAACGATGATCGACCTCGGACTTTGCTCCAGCGAAGAGATCGCCTTGTCAGAACCGGGAGCCGTAGCGACTGGGTTCAGCGTTACTCCACGCAAGGTCTTTGGCGAACTGCTCCAACAACATCTGCCCGCCGACGGCCCCGATTATGTCCTCGTCCGGCTAGACTTCGTCGGCAAAGGATGCAAAAGCCCGCACGTTAGTAAGGGCGAAACACACGACACAAACATCACTCAACGCCTCCGCTACGACATTGTCGATAAACAAGACGAATCAACCGGCATGAGCGCCATGATGCGAACCACGGCTTTCCCTGCCTCGATCATCGCCCAAATGATGGCACGCGGCGAAGTCCTGTCGCGAGGAGCAACCCCACAGGAAAAAGCCATCGACCCAGACAAATTCGTCGCCGAGTTAGAGCGCCGAAAAATACATATTTCTATCAGCTAG